A part of Corynebacterium mustelae genomic DNA contains:
- a CDS encoding shikimate 5-dehydrogenase, which translates to MVNHVDRDTVLCISLAARPSNHGVRFHNWLYATLGLNFLYKAVAPVDIEQAVAGIRGLGIRGAGVSMPYKQDVIALIDELDDSAARIGAVNTIVNTDGHLVGYNTDYVAVAKLLNSYSVSKDLFVAVRGSGGMANAVVAALADYGLSGCVVARNAKTGMDLANRYGFEYSDRVPEAATMLVNVTPLGMVGADESVQAFSDVEIARAQLVFDVVAFPVRTPLIDAARRLSVPTINGGEVVALQAAEQFALYTGVVPSEEDVARAEEFAQR; encoded by the coding sequence ATGGTGAATCACGTCGACCGAGATACTGTCTTGTGTATTTCGTTAGCTGCCCGTCCTTCCAACCATGGGGTGCGGTTTCATAATTGGTTGTATGCAACGTTGGGGCTGAACTTTTTATATAAGGCGGTCGCGCCAGTTGATATTGAACAGGCTGTTGCTGGTATTCGGGGGTTGGGTATTCGGGGTGCGGGGGTTTCGATGCCTTATAAGCAGGATGTTATTGCCCTCATTGATGAATTAGATGATTCGGCTGCCCGCATTGGTGCGGTCAATACGATTGTTAATACGGATGGGCATTTGGTTGGTTATAACACCGATTATGTGGCGGTGGCTAAGTTATTGAATTCGTATTCGGTGTCCAAGGATCTTTTTGTGGCGGTGCGTGGCTCCGGTGGTATGGCGAATGCGGTTGTTGCTGCGCTGGCGGATTATGGTTTGTCTGGTTGTGTGGTTGCCCGTAATGCTAAGACGGGTATGGATTTGGCGAATCGGTATGGCTTTGAGTACTCCGATAGGGTACCTGAAGCTGCTACTATGCTGGTCAATGTCACTCCGTTGGGAATGGTGGGCGCGGATGAATCAGTGCAAGCATTTAGTGATGTGGAGATTGCTCGGGCTCAATTGGTTTTTGATGTTGTTGCTTTTCCAGTGCGCACGCCGCTTATCGACGCCGCAAGGCGGCTGTCGGTTCCAACTATTAATGGTGGCGAGGTAGTTGCGTTGCAGGCTGCGGAGCAATTTGCGTTGTACACCGGGGTGGTTCCGAGTGAGGAGGATGTTGCGCGGGCTGAGGAGTTTGCGCAGCGGTAG
- a CDS encoding multifunctional oxoglutarate decarboxylase/oxoglutarate dehydrogenase thiamine pyrophosphate-binding subunit/dihydrolipoyllysine-residue succinyltransferase subunit produces MRRAPAVSSASTFGQNQWLVDEMFQQFQNDPESVDPSWRELFETSGVPTTPESAPTAPDSAAPSVSPTTNESLAPVEEITVVEAVAIKADQHLTDEVAKEAKKAAAAKKLEKSPLGRAVALPDAGEKALKGIFKAIAKNMDESLEVPTATSVRDMPVKLMFENRAIINEHMQRTHGGKVSFTHIIGYALVKALMAHPDMNNSYAVIDGKPTVITPEHINLGLAIDLPQKDGSRALVVAAIKECETLNFAQFLEKYEDIVSRGRDGKLTMDDYSGVTVSLTNPGGIGTRHSVPRLTKGQGTIIGVGSMDYPAEFAGASQDRLAELGVGKLVTITSTYDHRIIQGAESGEFLRTMSQLFVDDSFWDDIFEAMEIPYTPMRWAQDLPNTGLDKNTRVMQLIEAYRSRGHLIADVNPLRWVQPGMPVPDHRDLDIETHGLTLWDLDRTFNVGGFCGKETMTLREVLTRLRNAYTHKVGSEYTHILDRDERTWLQDRLEAGMPKPTHAEQKYIMQQLNAAEAFENFLQTKYVGQKRFSLEGAESLIPLMDSAIDTAAGQGLDEVVIGMPHRGRLNVLFNIVGKPLETIFTEFEGHIEAKTAGGSGDVKYHLGAEGTHLQMFGDGEIKVSLTANPSHLEAVNPVMEGIARAKQDLLDKGPGGYTVMPLLLHGDAAFAGLGIVPETINLAQLRGYTVGGTVHIVVNNQIGFTTTPDSSRSSHYATDLAKAFGCPVFHVNGDDPEAVVWVGQLATEYRRRFGKDVFIDLIAYRRRGHNEADDPSMTQPKMYELIEGRKTVRDQYIDDLLGRGELSKEDAEKVTQDFHDQMESVFIEVKEAEKKAFTQQEGITSSQSLPHGLETNISRAELKEIAEAYSAKPEDFEFHPRVKPVAKKRLESATEGGIDWGWGELIAFSSLANTGKLVRLAGEDSRRGTFTQRHAIVIDPNTGAEFNGLNELAEKKGNGGKFLVYNSALTEFAGMGFEYGYSVGNPDAVVAWEAQFGDFANGAQTIIDEYVSSGETKWGQTSSVILLLPHGYEGQGPDHSSARIERYLQLCAEGTMTVAQPTTPANYFHLLRRHALSDLKRPLIVFTPKSMLRMKAATSPVEDFTEVKKFQSVINDPRFVDRDGNKVGDCSTVKKIMLVSGKLYYELAKRAEKDNRTDVAIVRIEMLHPIPFNRLKDAFDCYPNAEEIRFCQDEPANQGPWPFLNEHLRELIPGMLPMKRISRRAQASTATGLSKVHAVEQEALLNEAFAD; encoded by the coding sequence ATGAGGCGAGCACCTGCCGTGAGCAGCGCTAGTACTTTCGGCCAGAATCAGTGGCTGGTAGATGAAATGTTCCAACAGTTCCAGAACGATCCAGAATCTGTTGATCCTTCGTGGCGTGAACTATTCGAAACCTCTGGTGTCCCCACTACACCAGAATCAGCCCCCACCGCCCCAGATTCTGCGGCACCTTCTGTTAGCCCGACAACCAATGAATCCTTAGCACCGGTAGAGGAAATTACCGTCGTCGAAGCTGTCGCGATCAAGGCAGATCAGCACCTTACCGACGAAGTAGCCAAAGAAGCCAAGAAAGCGGCGGCAGCAAAGAAGTTGGAGAAATCACCCCTTGGTCGTGCCGTAGCTTTACCCGATGCTGGCGAGAAGGCACTTAAGGGTATCTTCAAGGCGATTGCCAAGAACATGGACGAATCGCTTGAGGTGCCAACCGCAACCTCGGTTCGGGATATGCCTGTGAAGTTGATGTTCGAAAACCGAGCGATCATCAACGAACATATGCAGCGCACGCACGGCGGTAAAGTTTCATTTACCCACATTATTGGCTATGCCTTGGTTAAAGCCCTTATGGCCCACCCAGACATGAACAATAGTTACGCTGTGATTGACGGCAAGCCGACTGTTATCACCCCGGAACACATCAACCTCGGATTAGCAATCGATCTACCACAAAAAGATGGTTCTCGCGCACTGGTAGTCGCCGCTATTAAGGAATGCGAAACGTTAAATTTTGCCCAGTTCCTGGAAAAGTACGAAGACATCGTAAGCCGGGGCCGCGATGGCAAGTTGACCATGGATGACTACTCTGGTGTTACCGTATCGCTGACCAACCCAGGTGGTATCGGCACCCGTCACTCCGTTCCACGCCTTACCAAGGGTCAAGGCACCATCATCGGTGTGGGCTCCATGGATTATCCGGCAGAGTTCGCTGGCGCATCCCAGGATCGTCTCGCTGAACTGGGTGTGGGCAAGCTAGTTACCATTACCTCCACATACGATCACCGCATCATTCAAGGTGCAGAATCTGGTGAGTTCCTACGCACCATGAGCCAACTGTTCGTGGATGATTCGTTCTGGGACGACATCTTCGAAGCAATGGAGATTCCATACACCCCCATGCGGTGGGCTCAGGATCTACCAAATACTGGGTTGGATAAAAACACCCGGGTTATGCAGCTGATCGAAGCGTACCGTTCTCGCGGCCACCTGATCGCCGATGTTAACCCTCTGCGGTGGGTTCAACCAGGTATGCCAGTGCCAGATCACCGCGACCTGGACATCGAAACGCACGGTCTTACCTTGTGGGATCTGGATCGTACTTTCAACGTGGGCGGCTTCTGCGGTAAAGAAACCATGACCTTGCGTGAGGTTCTGACCCGCCTGCGAAACGCCTACACCCATAAGGTTGGTAGCGAATACACTCACATTCTCGACCGCGACGAGCGCACATGGCTCCAGGACCGGCTGGAAGCTGGTATGCCCAAGCCAACCCACGCGGAGCAGAAGTACATCATGCAGCAGCTCAACGCAGCTGAAGCATTCGAGAACTTTTTGCAAACCAAATACGTCGGCCAGAAGCGATTTTCCTTGGAAGGCGCCGAGTCTCTCATCCCATTGATGGACTCCGCCATCGACACTGCCGCAGGTCAAGGCTTGGACGAAGTGGTTATCGGCATGCCACACCGGGGCCGGTTGAACGTGCTATTCAACATCGTGGGCAAACCGCTGGAAACCATCTTCACCGAGTTTGAAGGCCATATTGAGGCAAAGACTGCTGGTGGTTCCGGTGACGTGAAATACCACCTCGGCGCTGAAGGTACCCACCTGCAGATGTTTGGTGATGGAGAGATCAAGGTTTCGCTGACCGCTAACCCATCCCACCTTGAGGCAGTTAACCCGGTGATGGAAGGTATTGCGCGCGCTAAGCAGGATCTGTTAGATAAAGGCCCCGGCGGCTACACCGTCATGCCGCTATTGCTCCACGGCGATGCTGCGTTCGCTGGTCTGGGTATCGTCCCTGAGACTATCAACCTCGCCCAATTACGTGGCTATACCGTAGGTGGCACCGTTCACATCGTGGTAAATAACCAGATTGGTTTCACCACCACCCCGGATTCCTCCCGCTCCAGCCACTATGCCACCGACTTGGCTAAAGCGTTCGGCTGCCCAGTATTCCACGTCAACGGCGACGACCCAGAGGCTGTTGTATGGGTCGGTCAACTGGCTACCGAGTACCGCCGCCGCTTTGGCAAGGATGTTTTCATCGACCTGATTGCTTATCGACGCCGGGGCCACAACGAAGCCGACGACCCGTCGATGACGCAGCCAAAGATGTACGAATTGATCGAAGGCCGCAAGACTGTTCGCGACCAGTACATCGACGATTTGCTTGGACGTGGTGAGCTGTCCAAGGAGGATGCGGAAAAGGTCACCCAAGACTTCCACGATCAGATGGAATCCGTATTCATCGAGGTTAAGGAAGCCGAAAAGAAAGCCTTTACCCAGCAAGAAGGCATCACATCCTCCCAGAGCCTGCCACACGGCTTGGAAACCAATATCTCACGCGCCGAGCTTAAGGAAATTGCCGAAGCATACTCGGCTAAACCAGAAGATTTTGAATTCCATCCACGCGTCAAGCCTGTTGCCAAGAAGCGGTTAGAATCCGCAACCGAGGGTGGCATCGATTGGGGCTGGGGCGAATTGATTGCGTTCTCCTCCCTGGCCAATACCGGTAAATTGGTGCGCCTAGCTGGTGAAGACTCCCGCCGTGGTACCTTTACCCAGCGTCACGCAATCGTCATAGACCCCAATACCGGTGCTGAGTTCAACGGGCTCAATGAGCTGGCCGAAAAGAAAGGCAATGGCGGCAAGTTCTTGGTCTATAACTCTGCTTTGACCGAGTTTGCGGGCATGGGATTTGAATACGGCTACTCGGTGGGCAATCCCGATGCAGTGGTCGCCTGGGAGGCACAATTCGGTGATTTCGCCAATGGTGCGCAAACCATCATTGACGAATACGTCTCCTCTGGCGAAACCAAGTGGGGTCAAACCTCCTCGGTTATTTTGCTCCTGCCGCACGGCTACGAGGGCCAAGGCCCAGACCACTCTTCCGCCCGCATTGAGCGGTACCTGCAGCTGTGTGCGGAAGGCACCATGACGGTGGCACAGCCAACCACACCGGCGAATTACTTCCACCTGTTGCGACGTCACGCCTTAAGTGATCTCAAACGCCCACTCATTGTGTTCACTCCGAAGTCTATGCTGCGCATGAAGGCTGCGACTTCACCAGTTGAAGACTTTACCGAGGTCAAGAAGTTCCAGTCTGTCATTAATGACCCACGGTTTGTTGATCGAGACGGAAACAAGGTGGGTGATTGCTCCACCGTCAAGAAGATCATGTTGGTGTCCGGCAAGCTGTATTACGAACTGGCAAAGCGCGCCGAGAAAGACAACCGCACTGATGTTGCCATCGTACGCATCGAAATGCTGCACCCAATTCCGTTCAACCGGTTGAAGGACGCATTCGACTGCTACCCGAACGCTGAGGAAATCCGGTTCTGCCAAGACGAGCCTGCTAACCAAGGCCCGTGGCCATTCCTCAACGAACATCTGCGCGAGTTGATTCCGGGAATGCTGCCGATGAAGCGCATCTCGCGTCGGGCGCAGGCTTCTACCGCGACCGGCCTGTCTAAGGTGCATGCCGTTGAACAGGAAGCATTGCTCAACGAGGCTTTTGCTGACTAG
- a CDS encoding carboxylesterase/lipase family protein has protein sequence MRSQRRFKKPRKTTTTTPVTTTPTHATPAPAKTRRSAKSRVAGPITPPRQLEPTATSTNDTGLIIETTSGKIRGLRLSTPTAIRTWRGVPYGADTSGDHRFRVPKPVPPWAGIRDCREYGTVAAQPSFGPSEKIKGSEDCLTLDIVRPEHDAKLPVVVYIHGGSFIYGSSHQQVLRGHYLVEAMNVVYVSLNFRLGVLGYLDFSHFGDDCSPNPAVRDQLLALRWIHNNIEQFGGDPTNITLMGESAGGASVITLMCIKATQGLFHRAIAQSPPIAAVHSKAQAAFWARELASRAGVEAPTLAKLRSVSTEVLINAGQSMMWRSGELLNLNPCFGATVDKKVIHDHPLSTFRAGEQHKIPLMIGTNVDEVSFAKTFYLRSKARSKAARRMLEGYDPEGAEVIMRHYNDGYLRKDFAQLLADGIFWAPSVITASAHSLSAPTWMYRFDFAPAALRWLGLGAAHTAELSPIFGDLNGSKAATLNRLGGWHELHDLRDHMQNHWANFIHTGNPNGAETETWPQYQAPSDNRPGRATKVFDSTPHIVYDPYAARRIAWENYNMLEWGSDRLENLAQLVDLPEE, from the coding sequence ATGAGGAGCCAACGTCGGTTTAAAAAACCGCGAAAAACAACCACAACCACACCAGTCACAACCACCCCCACCCACGCAACACCCGCACCTGCGAAAACCCGCCGAAGCGCCAAATCTCGCGTTGCCGGTCCCATCACACCACCACGCCAATTAGAACCCACCGCAACTTCCACCAACGACACCGGGCTCATCATCGAAACTACCTCCGGGAAAATCCGCGGCCTTCGACTCTCAACCCCCACCGCGATCCGCACCTGGCGCGGTGTCCCATACGGCGCCGATACGTCAGGCGACCACCGGTTCCGGGTACCCAAGCCCGTGCCACCCTGGGCAGGTATCCGCGACTGCCGCGAATATGGAACAGTCGCCGCCCAACCCTCCTTCGGACCCAGCGAAAAAATTAAAGGCAGTGAAGACTGCCTCACCCTCGACATCGTACGCCCCGAACACGATGCCAAACTGCCAGTAGTGGTCTACATTCACGGCGGATCTTTCATCTACGGCTCCTCCCACCAACAAGTATTGCGTGGCCACTACCTGGTCGAAGCCATGAACGTCGTCTACGTTTCCCTCAACTTCCGGCTCGGCGTACTTGGCTACCTAGATTTTTCCCATTTCGGTGACGATTGCTCCCCAAACCCAGCAGTACGCGATCAACTACTTGCTTTGCGGTGGATACACAACAACATCGAGCAATTCGGCGGCGACCCTACCAATATCACCCTCATGGGCGAATCAGCAGGTGGCGCAAGCGTCATCACCCTCATGTGCATCAAAGCCACCCAGGGGCTTTTCCACCGCGCCATCGCACAATCACCACCAATAGCGGCAGTCCATTCCAAAGCGCAGGCAGCGTTCTGGGCACGAGAACTAGCAAGTCGCGCCGGGGTAGAAGCCCCAACCTTGGCCAAACTGCGCTCTGTGAGCACAGAGGTCTTGATCAATGCAGGTCAATCCATGATGTGGCGCAGCGGTGAATTACTCAATCTAAACCCCTGCTTTGGTGCAACTGTAGATAAAAAAGTTATCCACGATCACCCGCTTTCGACCTTTCGAGCTGGGGAACAACACAAAATCCCACTGATGATAGGAACCAACGTCGACGAAGTTTCCTTCGCAAAAACCTTTTACCTGCGCAGTAAAGCCCGCTCAAAAGCCGCTCGCCGTATGCTCGAAGGCTACGATCCCGAAGGTGCGGAAGTTATCATGCGCCACTATAACGACGGCTACCTACGCAAAGACTTCGCACAATTGCTTGCCGACGGTATCTTTTGGGCACCAAGCGTAATAACCGCTTCCGCCCACAGTCTTTCCGCACCCACCTGGATGTACCGCTTCGACTTCGCCCCAGCAGCCTTGCGGTGGTTGGGTTTAGGCGCAGCCCATACTGCCGAATTAAGCCCCATCTTCGGAGATCTGAATGGCTCAAAAGCAGCTACTCTCAATCGGCTTGGTGGTTGGCACGAGTTGCACGATTTACGTGATCACATGCAAAACCACTGGGCTAATTTCATCCACACCGGAAATCCCAACGGCGCTGAGACCGAAACATGGCCACAATACCAAGCACCAAGTGATAATCGCCCTGGACGTGCGACGAAGGTGTTCGACTCCACCCCGCACATCGTCTACGACCCCTATGCTGCTCGCCGAATCGCATGGGAAAACTACAATATGCTGGAATGGGGCAGCGATAGGCTAGAGAATCTAGCCCAACTAGTCGACCTACCTGAGGAATAA
- a CDS encoding ABC transporter ATP-binding protein: MNFFGAHPAANRTTMVRLAAVAVRFPVALGAALFSTLLVTVFNAVIPLVSASAVDIATSQMTGNIRLVMWLLIAVALGRYVFQFGRRFTAGILANRIQHNLRVDLLSALYQLDGPAQDHLRTGQLVSRSISDLNLVYTMVAMFPLVTGHVLTVVAILGVMLWLSPVLFITAIAMMPVLVWLSARSRTTLFSATWSAQQTIAELATQVEETVTGVRVVKAFNQEQREVSRFVAVAGKVYGEMLRAARLTARFKPLLQQLPNVSLVLCIGIGGYLALTGVITIGTFVAFSVYMSQLTSVVSMLAGMIVQQQLGIASAERVFEIIDLRPVDPDPVSSAQPPTGKVGLRLSNVNFGDALNGFSITASPGETLVLVGAPGSGKTMAVNLIAGFYRPDSGSLALVDATGAAVDYLDLSRTAIRGTMGCVFEDPFLFSTSIYDAIDAGRGLSNDHIITAARQAEIYDFVAELDNGFDTQIGERGLTLSGGQRQRIALARAIADQPRILILDDATSAIDAATEAKIFENLRTQLSDTTIIAVAHRMSTVGIADAVAVVDAGRVTAYGPKADMLTDPRFMDLMTPAGDIGVQAASSVSSVVLDDDTATPPTEQLWPTKPPRQSPTYMTPSTTMRPFGGLPQRGNVHRSAAHVPATTELLSRVKDLPAVRDTPPVGGFDVFQQRLSHVSAGRLFHSVRWLLVTAIMLYVLGVAAGLAIPWLVQVALDQGVTSGDVSVLWWVSIAGLFIVTFSWVISYATTLVTAVTGERLLYELRIRCYAHLQRLSLRFYESTMSGAIITRMTTDIDALNGFLQSGFTTALVALTTLAGITVLLIFTSAPLAAIAMMGVPIIALATIVFRKISTRLYARAREEISAVNASFHQAMAGLRTAQMLGSETTVLNRFSAQSQQYATTRITAQAAVAIYFPGISAVSEILQAVVLGIGATMVADGHLPIGVLVAFLLYLERLYPPIQNLSQVFDSYQQAQIGFNRITDLLATDEDVVDIAATAPADPLPAADVEKLARSNISLDNVSFSYEAIDRSVLSGVSLTLTAGRTVAVVGTTGAGKSTLIKLLERFYDPQSGTIRAGGTDIRHIPLGLWRRHIGYVPQEAHLFNGTIASNIAYGDPDASQQEITEAARRVGALGTIAAIPGGFTAPVGDGGRGLSSGQRQLVALARAELIKPKILLFDEATATVDPATESAILSATQRVAAGRTTVVVAHRLATATRADRILVVDNGEIVEDGTHESLLTFGGIYATMWRNSPQ; encoded by the coding sequence ATGAACTTCTTTGGCGCGCATCCGGCAGCTAACCGCACAACTATGGTTCGGTTAGCTGCCGTTGCTGTGCGGTTTCCGGTTGCATTGGGGGCGGCGTTATTCTCGACACTGCTGGTTACCGTTTTTAATGCGGTCATCCCGCTTGTGTCCGCCTCGGCGGTTGATATTGCTACTTCACAGATGACGGGAAATATTCGTTTAGTGATGTGGCTGCTTATTGCGGTGGCGCTTGGCCGTTACGTGTTTCAATTTGGCCGTCGGTTTACGGCCGGAATCCTCGCCAATAGGATCCAACACAATTTGCGGGTAGATCTATTATCCGCACTGTATCAATTAGATGGACCTGCCCAGGATCACTTGCGTACTGGACAGTTGGTGTCACGCTCGATTTCGGACCTTAATCTGGTGTACACGATGGTTGCCATGTTTCCATTGGTTACAGGTCATGTGCTTACAGTCGTGGCCATATTGGGTGTCATGTTGTGGCTGTCGCCGGTTTTGTTTATTACCGCTATCGCGATGATGCCAGTTCTCGTCTGGTTGAGTGCACGCTCTCGTACCACGTTATTTAGTGCCACATGGTCGGCACAGCAGACTATCGCCGAGTTGGCCACCCAGGTTGAAGAAACCGTCACTGGTGTTCGGGTGGTCAAGGCCTTCAATCAGGAGCAGCGAGAAGTTAGCCGGTTTGTCGCAGTTGCGGGAAAAGTTTATGGTGAAATGCTGCGGGCTGCCAGGTTGACGGCTAGGTTTAAGCCCCTGTTGCAGCAATTGCCGAATGTGTCTTTGGTGTTGTGCATCGGCATCGGCGGTTACCTAGCACTCACAGGCGTTATCACCATTGGAACGTTTGTTGCGTTCAGCGTCTATATGTCGCAATTAACTTCCGTTGTGTCAATGTTGGCCGGAATGATCGTGCAACAGCAGCTGGGAATAGCTTCGGCAGAGCGGGTTTTTGAAATTATTGACCTTCGCCCGGTTGATCCCGATCCCGTTTCTTCGGCGCAGCCGCCAACCGGGAAAGTGGGTTTACGGCTGAGCAATGTGAATTTTGGTGATGCGCTGAACGGTTTCTCCATCACTGCTTCCCCCGGCGAGACATTGGTTCTGGTGGGCGCGCCTGGCTCCGGAAAAACTATGGCTGTGAACCTCATTGCCGGTTTCTACCGACCGGATTCCGGCAGCCTTGCGCTTGTCGACGCCACCGGCGCGGCAGTTGATTATCTCGATCTTTCCCGGACAGCTATTCGAGGAACTATGGGCTGCGTGTTTGAAGACCCGTTCCTCTTTTCTACCAGCATCTACGACGCTATCGACGCTGGCCGTGGTTTAAGTAACGATCACATTATCACCGCAGCGCGCCAGGCAGAAATCTACGATTTCGTAGCTGAGCTCGATAACGGTTTCGACACTCAGATTGGGGAACGCGGTTTAACGCTATCTGGCGGCCAACGCCAACGAATCGCACTCGCCCGGGCTATTGCTGATCAACCGCGCATCCTGATACTTGATGACGCCACCTCCGCGATTGATGCCGCCACCGAAGCGAAGATTTTCGAGAATCTACGTACCCAGCTATCGGATACCACCATCATCGCGGTTGCCCATCGGATGTCTACGGTAGGTATAGCTGATGCGGTAGCTGTGGTTGACGCAGGACGAGTAACGGCCTACGGACCCAAAGCGGACATGCTGACCGACCCCCGTTTCATGGATTTAATGACCCCCGCTGGCGACATCGGCGTCCAAGCTGCATCCTCTGTCAGCTCAGTGGTACTTGACGACGACACAGCAACCCCGCCGACAGAACAGTTATGGCCCACCAAGCCGCCGCGCCAGTCCCCCACGTATATGACACCAAGCACTACGATGAGACCCTTTGGGGGACTTCCCCAGCGGGGTAATGTTCATCGGTCAGCTGCTCATGTTCCAGCAACCACAGAATTGCTCAGCCGTGTCAAAGATCTCCCGGCGGTGCGTGACACACCCCCAGTGGGTGGTTTTGATGTGTTTCAACAACGGTTATCCCATGTTTCTGCCGGCAGGCTATTTCATTCCGTACGGTGGCTTCTTGTTACTGCAATTATGTTGTATGTCCTCGGTGTCGCGGCGGGTTTAGCTATTCCATGGTTGGTTCAGGTTGCACTAGACCAGGGAGTTACTTCTGGTGATGTCAGCGTCTTGTGGTGGGTATCCATAGCGGGTCTTTTCATTGTTACGTTTAGCTGGGTTATTTCCTATGCCACAACGCTTGTCACTGCCGTAACTGGCGAACGGTTGCTCTATGAGCTTCGCATTAGATGCTATGCGCATTTGCAACGGCTTTCACTACGGTTTTACGAATCTACCATGTCGGGCGCCATCATTACGCGGATGACAACCGACATTGACGCGCTCAATGGGTTTCTCCAGTCTGGTTTCACAACCGCGCTGGTGGCGCTCACAACATTAGCGGGGATAACGGTGTTGCTCATTTTCACCAGTGCTCCGCTAGCAGCAATAGCTATGATGGGGGTCCCCATCATAGCCTTAGCTACCATCGTGTTTAGAAAGATTTCTACTCGACTGTACGCGCGGGCCCGGGAAGAGATCAGCGCAGTAAACGCGTCTTTTCATCAAGCTATGGCTGGGCTACGAACCGCTCAGATGTTGGGAAGTGAAACCACGGTGCTCAACCGGTTTAGCGCACAATCCCAGCAGTATGCGACAACAAGAATCACTGCCCAAGCGGCGGTCGCTATCTATTTTCCAGGAATTAGTGCGGTATCGGAAATATTGCAAGCAGTCGTGCTGGGAATCGGGGCAACGATGGTCGCCGACGGTCATCTGCCTATCGGTGTGCTCGTGGCGTTCCTTTTATATCTAGAGCGGCTCTATCCCCCAATCCAAAACCTAAGCCAAGTCTTCGATTCTTACCAACAAGCACAGATAGGGTTTAACCGGATCACAGACCTTCTCGCTACAGATGAAGATGTTGTAGACATCGCAGCAACCGCGCCCGCTGACCCGCTGCCAGCGGCAGACGTCGAAAAGCTGGCGCGGTCGAACATATCCCTGGACAATGTAAGTTTCAGCTACGAAGCAATCGACCGGTCGGTTTTATCAGGGGTTTCACTAACCCTAACGGCGGGACGCACTGTTGCGGTTGTCGGAACGACCGGAGCTGGAAAATCTACCCTGATTAAGCTTTTGGAACGTTTCTATGACCCGCAATCAGGCACGATACGCGCTGGGGGCACCGATATTCGTCACATACCGCTCGGGTTATGGCGGCGTCACATTGGTTATGTCCCACAAGAGGCTCATCTTTTTAACGGGACAATAGCAAGCAATATCGCATACGGTGACCCAGATGCCAGCCAACAAGAAATTACTGAAGCCGCACGCCGAGTTGGCGCGTTAGGAACCATCGCCGCGATTCCAGGTGGCTTCACCGCGCCGGTCGGTGATGGTGGGCGGGGATTATCCTCAGGTCAACGGCAATTAGTTGCTCTCGCCCGTGCAGAGCTTATAAAACCCAAGATTTTACTTTTCGACGAGGCCACTGCCACTGTAGATCCAGCAACAGAATCTGCCATTCTTTCAGCTACACAACGAGTGGCTGCTGGCCGCACCACTGTGGTGGTTGCCCACCGGCTTGCAACTGCCACTCGCGCCGACCGAATTCTTGTCGTCGACAACGGTGAAATCGTTGAAGACGGCACCCACGAGTCATTACTTACTTTTGGGGGTATTTATGCCACTATGTGGCGCAACAGCCCCCAATAA
- a CDS encoding general stress protein, with product MGSFSSYEKAQAAVDMLSDKQFDVSDLTIVGVDLMEVEKVIGRLTWPRVIFNGIASGAWLGLFFGLLLGIMNNQWAMSLLIGIFMGMVFSTVTASVQYAMQGGRRDFASATQIVAGRYDILCAPHSARQARDMISEFVNRGGVQ from the coding sequence GTGGGTAGTTTCAGTAGTTACGAAAAAGCCCAGGCAGCGGTGGACATGTTATCAGATAAGCAATTTGACGTTTCTGATCTCACCATAGTGGGCGTTGATCTGATGGAGGTGGAAAAAGTCATCGGCCGGTTAACATGGCCGCGAGTGATTTTTAACGGGATTGCCTCCGGAGCGTGGCTTGGGCTGTTTTTCGGCCTGCTGCTTGGCATAATGAATAATCAATGGGCCATGTCGCTTCTCATCGGTATTTTCATGGGAATGGTGTTTTCCACAGTGACAGCTTCCGTGCAGTACGCGATGCAAGGTGGACGGCGCGACTTTGCTTCCGCCACCCAAATTGTCGCTGGACGGTACGACATCCTATGTGCTCCGCATTCTGCCCGGCAGGCGCGGGATATGATTAGTGAGTTTGTAAATCGAGGTGGCGTACAATAA